tatgtaaagaacAAGATGACTGGTAGCTATCATCCCAGAATGCAATAATGGTTGTTACTGGAACTTACATTCTGTAAAAACACCAAAACTGATCCCCTTTTTTAGGAAGTAAGAATGTTAGACAGTAGCCCACTTTATTGCTCCTACTTTTAAGCAAAGATTAATTTCCATGTCTCCATGTCGATTGCATTGTTTTAGTATTCTTCCAGACAGGACATAACGACAGTACACATAAGGGTGATGACAACCACTAGCACTCATATCCAATaagaaagcaaatgttttgTGGATATGAAGCTTAATCATGACATAAAATGTTGTATTTGaaatcaatatatttttatcaatattgGTCAATCAGGAGCActggaaaatttgtaaaatacatgaaaatgcacCTCTAATTAAAGACATGGTCTAACAATCTCAAATGAAATCTATTAACTAATCTAAATGTTTTCAACTGTTAAGACATACAGCaagaaaagacttttaaaaaaatatgagacCGGGGAAAAAAGTTATGAATACTTAGCCTGGCAAAAATGTGTAATTATGAAGAGGTGAAGATTACGCAAGGCCTATTTACCCTTAGCTTTTGACAGATAACAATGTACAAGTCATTTATTCAGTTTCTGGTTATTTCTGTTATATACTCATTTACTCAAATGTGACCAATGAAATTATTGAGTCCccaaataaatgtcaaaagtaaatgtcaatttttatataaatactCACAGTGGCATCACTAACAGAATCTTGAGACTGAACAAGGAAAAACTTTAATTGACTCTCTTATAAAAGCAGCCCAAAGAATAGTTTTATCTCTAATTCTATTAATAGTTTTATCTCTAGTACCCTATAGTCTCCCTCAGAATCAATCACTCAAGCATCACCTGTGGCCAAATTATCCGGATGTTTTAGTTATTTCCTCTCATACTGATAGGATCTCTTCTGAAACCAGGTCAAATTTCCCTCCTGTCTTGGCCACCAATACAAAtaatttctaataataattcagactaagaaatgtttcttcctcaaaaagaaaataataaaagttcaTTCTTTCATTATATTGGTAAATTGGCATTACCCACATTACCCTAATCATTAATTTGTAAGTCTTGCAAAATTTCAGCCTCAGAAAGATGATCTACTATCATAACTTTCAAGTTTAGGGGACTTGTACAGCACACTAATCCTCTTAACAGCTCAAGGTGTGGGTGAGTTTCTGAAAGTCAGAGGCAAGTTTTAATTATGCTGCCTCTTGAAACTGCTCAAAAAGGCAGTGCAGTGGAGTGGCAAGTGGACAGTGTTCCAAGTAAAAGGACAGGCATAGGCGAAGGCTCATTGATCAGACAAGCAGAGTATAATGCAGGGAATGTGAGGCAAGAGctgatgaaagaaatattcaGGATggagatgataataataataaataagcaatTTATATAGCATCTTGCTTGTGAAAGAGCATTCTTTTTACCTCTTCCACgttgatgttttcttttgcacTTGTCTCAAACAGTTGGATACCCATCTGCTGTGCAAAGGTTTGTGCATCTTCTGTGAGTACTACCTTTCTCTCTGGGTCATCATTTTTGTTGCCAACTGaaccaaagcaaaaataatgacaCTTGAAAAACACTGTGCATTataactgacagaaaaaaaggacttTAAATTCAGTTAAATTGAACTTGAACCAGATACAAAGAGTATTAAAGATTCCTAACTTCATCAAAAACCCTGCTCAATaaatatctttcaaagaaaatgacaagCTTATATTAGCAGAAAACAAGAGCTTTTTGATCTTACCTAATATCCTGTTAACCACATCACAGTTGTTATCAATTTCATGCAGCCACCTCCTTACATTTGCAAAGGATTCACCACTTGTAACATCATAAACTACCACCACACCATGTGTGCCTCTGTAATACCTGATAACAATAAGAATCATCATTACAACTGATGATAACATTTCAACAGTATTgccttgttttcttgtctttgtacttaacattttattcatcatcttcagaaatatttctatAATATTCCAATTcaactgaaatatatttaatattttggaaTAGCTTCTTATCTCCTTTTACACAACCATTTCGAAGTGtacaagaaatggaaaaaactGTACAAACGTGGATGTGATTGTTCGGAAACGTTCTTGTCCTGCCGTATCCCATATCTGCAACTTGACTTTCTCTCCATTCACATCAACAGTACGGATCTTGAAATCTACTCCAATTGTTGTAATGTAGGTTCCTAAACAGTAAGATATATTTATGAAAgcttctttgtatattttaatagtcttggaccacaacaacaacaaagcaactGAAACACTCAACATTCAGCAgcgaaacaatattttttttcacaattattCTCTGTGCTAAggtaaatgtgtgtgcatatgcatttCTGCACACTGTGTACGCATAGGTTTGTTATGCACTGTGTAGACATAGATTTATTATGGAATGCGTAGACATAGGTTTGTTGTTCAGTGTAGACAGTTTGTTATGCACTTGCACATCTTCCTTTCTGTTGCATCATATGCACAGCAGTCTGTGACTGggttgaaatattaaaattaaatgctttCTATATTTTAACTTCGTGCCTCCTTTAAAAGAAGCACAGCTCTGTGTTTTCTGATGTCAACTTTTCCTCCAACTTCATTGTTATTCTGTGCTCCAAAAGTCTtctttcaaatacaaaaatatcataCTTTATCCAAGGATAGTCTTTATAACTGGAATTTTGTGTAGTTCTCTCAACCATAGCTTTAGGCATTATTTCATATAAAACCTGTCTCTGCTCATTTAACTTCCTTCAATTCATGTTTATTATGGTGCTTGACCTCTAGTCTTCACAGTTTTCTAATGCTCA
This window of the Pomacea canaliculata isolate SZHN2017 linkage group LG4, ASM307304v1, whole genome shotgun sequence genome carries:
- the LOC112561902 gene encoding ras-related protein Rab-35-like, which produces MAREYDHLFKLLIIGDSGVGKSSLLLRFADNIFSGTYITTIGVDFKIRTVDVNGEKVKLQIWDTAGQERFRTITSTYYRGTHGVVVVYDVTSGESFANVRRWLHEIDNNCDVVNRILVGNKNDDPERKVVLTEDAQTFAQQMGIQLFETSAKENINVEEMFLAITKQVLQTKKEQQRKAAEQPVNTISLTDKSRGGRKNKCCS